The Tursiops truncatus isolate mTurTru1 chromosome 11, mTurTru1.mat.Y, whole genome shotgun sequence genomic sequence GGCAGTCGCCGGGGCACCCCGTGTCTGGAAAgcgcaggagcgctctggagaaGCCTGGACAGCCCCGCTTTCCCGCAGCCAGGTGCTAGGGTCGGGAGCTAAAGTGAGAGTCCGGCTGTCTTCCAGCGCCTGGGCCACGGCGGCGGCCCTGGGAGCAGAGGTGGGACGGATGCGAGTGGCACTGAGGCTCGGGGTTGCACTGGATAGAAGGCAGTGGTGGGGTTATTAGAAAGGGGGCTGGCCCGCACGGGGAATAGCTTATAGGCTGGAGGTGGGGATGCAGCAGTCTCGGTGCTGGGTCCAAATAGGCCCTAGTTATCGGGTGCTCCTCTCGTCAGCCAGCCACCTCGCCACCTCCTGGCCAGAATCAGCTACTCTCCTTGCCAGCAGCTCCTCTGTGCCTGTCGTCCTTGCTTAATCCTAGCCACCAACCCATGGCTGCCACATAGCCCTGTGAATCCTAGGCAGCGGACGCTTAAGTACCAACATCCAAGGCCTCACCTGTCGACGTAGTGTCTGGGGCTAAGCCCCACGTTCCGAGCTCAGCGCTCTCACCCACCGCCCCGGAGCGTCCGGAGCCTCGAGCGCCGGAACAGAGGAGCCCCTTTGTGTCCGGGCCATTTCCTGGAAAGTAGAGCCAGATCACACTGAGGCCTTTGTAGGCCTTGGGATGAAGGattgggcgggggtgggggtggggggcgaggtACAGGGGAGAATGGAGCTGGCTCCTCACACCTATGCTTTATTCCAATCCAAACCCAGGTGGAGCAACCCCATTGCGCTAAAGATGAAGGGCTGGGGTTTGCTGGCCCTGCTTCTGGGGGCCCTGCTGGGAGCTGTCTGGGCCCGGAGGAGCCAGGATCTACACTGTGGAGGTAAAGGCACAAAAGAAACGGGAGGAAGAGTGGGTGGGGAAGATAGAGCCTTGGAGGGCATGGGATCCAAGGCCTGGGAGAAGGATGAGTGGAAGTCCCTGGGttgattcctttctctccccaccccctgcccccccttGCACCAGCTTGCAGGGCTCTGGTGGATGAACTAGAGTGGGAAATTGCCCAGGTGGATCCCAAGAAGACCATTCAGATGGGCTCTTTCCGAATCAATCCAGATGGCAGCCAGTCAGTGGTGGAGGTAACTGACTGTTCCCCCAAATAAAATAGCTCACTCTAACTAATTAAGAAGGACCTTAGTTTAATAGGAATGTAGAAAACATTGACCCACATAGGTATCTAAAAGATTGGGCTGTCTTATTTGGAAGAGGCTGGAGGCTTATACCCTATGCATTTGCTTCCTTGGCTCCAAACCCTAATACTTTCTGTTGTAGAACTCGTTAGCAGACAGGGAACCTTGATCAGCccccttctccacatccttaaTCCACGTGACTTGTGTTTTCACTATGGCAGTATGGTATACAAACAAACATTCATTCGAAAAAAATAGGTCTTATCCGTACATTTAGGAAATTTATTTCAGGTGGAAACATAACACAGACAGAAAGCTGTACCCTGTGGGCATTTGGGAGATGTTAAGGTTATGATGCTTGTGAAATGCTTTAATAGTTGTTATCTTCAAAGCCCATACTGCCTCTCTAATGCTCTCCTCCTATTAAGGGCAGGTATTAGCCtcattttaatacaaaaaagaaaatcattaccTTACAGCcataagaattaaaagaattcaaAGGAAGAGAACACATAGTTGACTAAGGTTAATCAAAGAGgttgtttatttataatttggAGCTAATGacacctattttattttttaggtttgtATAATGAGGTAAATAAGATCACATATTTGAAAGGACTTTGGAACTACACAAATCATACTGTTTTTAAATTAGGGAAGGCTTTTTAGAATAGGTTGGTTGAGCTAGATTTGGAAGGAAAAGTAAGGATATAAATTACTAATGTACAGAGGTAGAAAAATGTGACCCAAGGCTGAGGACATTTCTAGGTGCCTTATGCTCGCTCAGAGGCCCACCTCACAGAGCTGCTAGAGGAGGTATGCGACCGGATGAAGGAGTATGGGGAACAGATTGACCCTTCCACCCACCGCAAGAACTATGTACGTGTAGTGGGCCGGAATGGAGAATCCAATGAACTGGACCAACAGGGGATCCGAATTGATTCAGACATCAGTGGCACCCTCAAGTTCGCGGTGAGCTATGGGAGTGGGTAGCCAGTTCTTGGAAACTAGGGGAATTATTGGAGAGCCCAAGTGGAAAGTTGGATGAATGTCCTTGTCCTCCTCTCTGGAGGTGGAGACCAGAGGCTTCCCTTGCTGTCTTCTCTCACTCCTTTCTCCCTTGGGTTGACAGTGTGAGAGCATTGTGGAGGAATACGAGGATGAACTCATTGAATTCTTTTCCCGAGAGGCTGACAATGTTAAAGACAAACTCTGTAGTAAGCGAACAGGTAAGCTATTCCCACTTTACCTCCTGTCCTCACATCCCTGTGGAACCCACATTCTCTAGTGTGTGTCCCACCCCTGCTCCTCCAACACCCCCCTAGTACCCCCTCCTCCAACCTCTGATGTTAGCTCAAGAGTTGGCTTCCATTACTTAGGCTTAGGGACTTGGGTTGTtcctctccattcttttcccgtTGGCTTTCAGAATTTGTGGCTCCCTCACCTGAGTGAGACACTGGTGAGAGGACGGTGGGaatgttttgtcatttaaaagcatatgctctggggacttccctggcgg encodes the following:
- the CNPY2 gene encoding protein canopy homolog 2 translates to MKGWGLLALLLGALLGAVWARRSQDLHCGACRALVDELEWEIAQVDPKKTIQMGSFRINPDGSQSVVEVPYARSEAHLTELLEEVCDRMKEYGEQIDPSTHRKNYVRVVGRNGESNELDQQGIRIDSDISGTLKFACESIVEEYEDELIEFFSREADNVKDKLCSKRTDLCDHALHISHDEL